One genomic window of Paenisporosarcina antarctica includes the following:
- a CDS encoding UDP-N-acetylmuramoyl-L-alanyl-D-glutamate--2,6-diaminopimelate ligase, with product MQSTDLISCLPAKEIYGILPKEVFAIAVDSRSVQLESVFICIRGYTVDGHDYAMQAIESGAKIIVSEKYLELDYTRVACIVVSDTTRAIGLLASKFYGYPSKDMTMIGVTGTNGKTSVSGILHNILLGLKENSSLTGTIGFNLNGQLYDSANTTSDALNTQLMIHRAKSEGCKTMIMEVSSHGLVLSRLAGVDFDVAIFTNLTHDHLDFHGTMEQYGQAKGLLFSQLGQDLQRAKHAIVNADDLWSERLKEMTCYPVWTYAIHQPAQFQGSNIQLQSNCTQFEMSTPEGIFPVRMNLLGEFNVYNALAATTALYTQGYSIPEILEQLEQIPPVKGRMERLDNELPISIFIDYAHTPDAIEKAISSVLPYKTNKLIFLVGTGGNRDRSKRPVMALKASVADYVILTTDDPRDESYESILSDLEKGMLHKNYACIGDREAAVKHAISISEPGDIIIFAGKGHEDYQIIGRTKYPHSDGDIAVLAGKVKFQDSPSRS from the coding sequence ATGCAGTCAACGGACTTAATCAGTTGCTTGCCGGCTAAAGAAATCTACGGAATACTTCCTAAAGAAGTGTTCGCTATTGCAGTTGACTCACGAAGTGTACAACTTGAAAGTGTTTTTATCTGTATAAGAGGATATACCGTGGATGGACATGATTACGCCATGCAAGCAATTGAAAGTGGAGCAAAAATAATTGTTTCAGAAAAATATCTTGAACTAGACTACACCCGTGTTGCTTGCATTGTTGTGAGTGATACAACGCGAGCAATAGGGTTGTTGGCTTCAAAATTTTATGGCTATCCCTCAAAAGATATGACGATGATTGGGGTTACCGGAACAAATGGCAAAACGAGTGTGAGTGGAATTTTGCATAATATACTACTAGGGTTAAAAGAGAACTCTTCTTTAACTGGAACGATTGGTTTTAATTTAAATGGACAACTTTATGATTCTGCAAATACAACAAGTGATGCACTGAATACACAACTTATGATTCACCGGGCAAAAAGTGAAGGTTGTAAAACGATGATTATGGAAGTCTCTTCTCACGGATTGGTACTTAGTCGATTAGCTGGTGTTGATTTTGATGTCGCGATCTTCACTAATTTAACGCATGATCATCTAGATTTTCATGGAACAATGGAGCAATATGGACAAGCGAAAGGGTTATTATTTTCCCAATTAGGACAAGACTTACAACGTGCGAAACATGCAATTGTGAACGCGGATGATTTGTGGTCTGAACGGTTAAAGGAAATGACATGCTATCCAGTATGGACGTACGCCATTCATCAACCTGCACAGTTTCAAGGAAGTAATATTCAACTTCAATCCAATTGCACACAATTTGAAATGAGTACTCCAGAAGGTATTTTCCCAGTTCGCATGAATTTACTTGGTGAGTTCAATGTATATAATGCTTTAGCAGCAACGACAGCATTATATACACAAGGATATTCAATACCTGAAATTCTTGAACAACTTGAACAAATTCCTCCAGTCAAAGGGCGAATGGAGAGATTAGATAATGAGTTACCAATATCCATATTTATCGATTATGCTCATACACCTGATGCGATTGAAAAGGCAATTTCTTCTGTATTACCCTACAAAACAAATAAACTTATCTTTTTAGTCGGAACGGGTGGAAATCGAGATCGTTCTAAACGACCAGTAATGGCACTAAAAGCTTCAGTTGCTGATTACGTTATTTTAACGACAGATGATCCTCGTGATGAATCATATGAGTCAATTCTTAGCGATTTAGAAAAAGGCATGCTCCATAAAAATTATGCATGTATTGGAGATCGTGAAGCGGCTGTAAAACATGCAATATCTATATCAGAACCTGGAGATATCATTATTTTTGCAGGTAAAGGCCATGAAGATTATCAAATCATTGGTCGTACTAAATATCCGCATAGTGATGGAGATATTGCTGTATTAGCAGGCAAGGTGAAATTTCAAGATTCCCCATCTCGTTCTTAA
- a CDS encoding M42 family metallopeptidase — protein sequence MSSAFKEKETVQLLQKLVEIPSPSGYTKEIMQFMASILDNLQVPYKQTNKGALIATIEGKDTSRHRLLTAHTDTLGAMVKEIKGSGRLKLSMIGGFKWNSVEGEYCYIHTASGKKVRGTILMHQTSVHVYKNAGSADRSVENIEVRLDEKVLNADETQNLGIEVGDFVSFDPRFEETDSGFIKSRHLDDKASTALLLQLIASIKENDLKIPNTTHFYISNNEEIGYGGNSNIPSEVVEYIAVDMGAIGDGQTSDEYTVSICAKDSSGPYHYEFTRKLVELAKKHDIAYKLDIYPYYGSDASSALRAGFDVKHALFGPGIESSHAFERTHIDSLKHSAALLEAYVLSPMETE from the coding sequence ATGTCAAGCGCATTTAAAGAGAAAGAAACGGTGCAATTACTTCAAAAACTTGTAGAAATTCCAAGTCCATCGGGATATACAAAAGAAATTATGCAATTTATGGCTTCGATATTAGATAATCTGCAAGTACCTTATAAACAAACGAATAAAGGTGCCCTAATTGCAACTATAGAAGGTAAAGATACGTCTAGACATAGACTATTAACAGCCCATACAGACACACTCGGTGCTATGGTAAAAGAAATTAAGGGAAGCGGTAGACTTAAACTGTCAATGATTGGTGGCTTTAAGTGGAATTCTGTTGAAGGCGAATATTGTTACATACATACTGCCTCTGGTAAGAAAGTGCGCGGAACTATTCTTATGCATCAAACGTCTGTACATGTTTACAAAAATGCAGGTTCAGCAGACCGCAGTGTAGAAAATATTGAAGTTCGATTAGATGAAAAAGTATTGAACGCAGATGAAACTCAAAATCTAGGAATTGAAGTAGGCGACTTTGTGTCATTCGATCCACGATTCGAGGAAACAGATTCTGGTTTCATTAAATCACGTCATTTGGACGATAAAGCAAGTACGGCATTATTATTACAACTGATTGCTTCAATTAAAGAAAATGACTTGAAAATTCCAAATACTACACATTTCTATATTTCAAATAATGAGGAAATTGGTTATGGTGGGAACTCGAATATTCCATCTGAAGTAGTTGAATATATTGCTGTAGATATGGGTGCTATTGGAGATGGTCAAACATCTGATGAATATACCGTATCTATTTGCGCAAAAGATTCATCTGGTCCATATCATTATGAATTTACACGTAAATTGGTAGAACTTGCGAAAAAGCATGATATTGCATACAAACTAGATATTTATCCGTATTATGGTTCAGATGCTTCCTCTGCATTACGTGCAGGTTTCGATGTAAAGCATGCCTTGTTCGGACCTGGAATTGAATCGTCACATGCTTTTGAACGAACACATATAGATTCATTGAAACATTCTGCAGCACTATTAGAAGCTTATGTGCTCTCTCCAATGGAGACAGAATAG
- a CDS encoding ATP-binding protein: MDKSLLLIKRNHLFIDLFAIGLLLHTISSLFFPYKFTTSIPFIVILYCGLLFFLRRIKINNEMLQILILTGLNGYILYINIDSPYYIHILLFVYPLFVASLYHSIIPSLILLPVTLIEVIFLFNTYFTRFEGSIEFADIYVLLFLMVLMSVTAIIHSHFIEKSWTEMEQQQITLERALDSRDGYLQMFFENAKDGIAVFDLDARIIEVNPAFELLYGWSRQECIGKHIPLVPPENAQAARERIKKVLKGESLYSFETKDMKRNGTFFDAQLTLSPIYDKSGEMVAMSVITRDISFRKEAEKLIVQSEKLKLAGEIAAGVAHEIRNPMTVISGFIQMMNADDQHPYQTYTKLIESELERINLIISEFLILAKPHVRTTKEFNLEKTIQDIVVLFSPELNLRGIVLTESKSVPNVVVVGEQNQIKQVLINIIKNAIEAFKKEGSLHISTEYENEDFVSIHIEDNGEGMTQEVINQIFEPFFTTKTTGTGLGMMITQKIIQEHGGKISINSRLNKGTVVSIFLPYKERRKPAISN; encoded by the coding sequence ATGGACAAATCTCTACTCTTAATAAAACGCAATCACTTGTTTATCGATTTATTTGCAATTGGCTTACTTCTGCATACTATATCTAGTTTGTTTTTTCCTTACAAATTTACAACTTCAATCCCATTTATCGTTATATTATATTGTGGGTTGTTATTCTTTCTACGTCGAATAAAAATAAATAATGAAATGTTGCAAATCCTCATTTTAACAGGATTGAATGGATATATCTTATATATAAATATAGATTCACCTTATTACATACATATATTACTTTTTGTTTATCCACTATTCGTGGCTTCATTATACCACTCAATCATTCCAAGTTTAATTCTTTTACCGGTAACCTTGATTGAAGTCATCTTTTTATTTAATACTTACTTTACTCGTTTTGAAGGTTCTATTGAGTTTGCTGATATATATGTTCTCTTATTTTTAATGGTATTAATGAGTGTAACAGCTATTATCCATTCGCACTTTATAGAAAAATCATGGACCGAAATGGAACAACAGCAAATCACTTTAGAACGTGCTCTCGACTCAAGAGATGGCTATTTGCAAATGTTTTTTGAAAATGCTAAAGATGGTATTGCTGTTTTTGATTTAGATGCTCGAATCATTGAAGTAAATCCTGCCTTTGAATTGTTGTACGGATGGAGTCGACAAGAATGTATTGGCAAACACATTCCTCTTGTCCCCCCTGAAAATGCACAAGCAGCAAGGGAGAGAATAAAAAAAGTATTAAAAGGTGAAAGTTTATATTCATTTGAAACGAAAGATATGAAAAGAAATGGTACCTTCTTTGATGCTCAACTAACGCTCAGTCCAATTTATGATAAGAGCGGTGAAATGGTCGCAATGTCTGTCATTACACGTGATATTTCCTTTCGTAAAGAAGCTGAAAAGCTTATAGTACAGTCAGAGAAGTTGAAATTAGCTGGAGAGATTGCTGCTGGCGTTGCACATGAAATTCGTAATCCAATGACAGTGATTTCAGGTTTTATTCAAATGATGAATGCTGATGATCAACACCCATATCAAACCTATACAAAATTAATTGAGTCGGAACTTGAACGGATTAATTTAATCATAAGTGAATTTTTAATTCTTGCAAAACCCCATGTTAGAACTACTAAAGAATTTAATTTAGAAAAAACCATTCAAGACATAGTTGTCTTGTTTAGCCCTGAACTTAATTTAAGAGGGATTGTCTTAACAGAATCAAAGAGTGTTCCAAATGTGGTTGTTGTTGGCGAACAAAATCAAATTAAACAAGTGTTAATTAATATTATTAAAAATGCAATTGAGGCATTTAAAAAAGAAGGGTCTCTTCACATCTCTACAGAATATGAAAATGAAGATTTTGTGAGTATACATATTGAAGATAACGGAGAAGGAATGACTCAAGAAGTAATTAATCAAATCTTTGAACCATTTTTCACCACTAAAACAACTGGTACAGGACTTGGTATGATGATAACCCAAAAAATTATTCAAGAACACGGTGGGAAAATCAGTATTAATAGTCGTTTAAACAAAGGGACAGTAGTTTCTATATTCTTACCCTATAAAGAACGCAGAAAACCAGCGATATCCAATTAA
- a CDS encoding PepSY domain-containing protein yields MKNLKSKWMAVSIITGVLVLGSIVMVAGANQNFDKVSVSGEKQANMLTKEEITEKALTVVDGTVSEVEFETNSFRTIYEVEIKKDGFEYDLDLDAFTGEVLKKDKTTDDMEDDYNNDDDSSKINSIKVVVTTADAIKIALKEATGSVTEVELERENSLSFYEIEIKDGNKEVKVKVDANSGAVLSVKQDNDNDDNDDNDDNDDNDDNDDNDDNDEE; encoded by the coding sequence ATGAAAAACTTGAAGAGTAAATGGATGGCTGTCTCGATAATAACTGGAGTACTAGTACTTGGAAGTATCGTAATGGTAGCTGGAGCAAATCAAAACTTTGACAAAGTAAGTGTGAGTGGAGAGAAGCAGGCAAATATGTTAACGAAAGAAGAAATTACTGAAAAAGCCCTAACAGTAGTCGACGGCACTGTGTCAGAAGTTGAATTCGAAACAAATTCATTTCGTACTATTTATGAAGTTGAAATTAAAAAAGATGGGTTTGAATATGATTTAGATCTAGATGCGTTTACTGGTGAAGTGTTGAAGAAAGACAAGACAACAGATGACATGGAAGACGACTATAATAATGATGACGATAGTTCAAAAATAAATTCAATTAAAGTAGTTGTGACAACAGCAGATGCAATTAAAATCGCACTAAAAGAAGCAACTGGATCTGTGACTGAAGTTGAACTTGAAAGAGAAAATTCTTTATCGTTTTATGAAATTGAAATTAAAGATGGAAATAAAGAAGTAAAGGTCAAGGTGGATGCAAATTCCGGTGCTGTTTTATCAGTTAAACAAGATAATGACAATGATGACAATGATGACAATGATGACAATGATGACAATGATGACAATGATGACAATGATGACAATGATGAAGAATAA
- a CDS encoding PepSY domain-containing protein — translation MTFFTKKWFIPLLLTIIIVGGGAVYMWKLTSEEEIVTKEEIQSRIEQMYGDSISNLIRKNDRYIAQINRRDGLYEIVADTSKGDIISITLLEQATKQQLPIKTKEDIQSIVSREYEGTIERMVLSSEMEQPFYAVDIAKDETLITLTIDAVTGSILDSKKKQTTAEQALISKDQAIIKANTQLTGEVQYITYEETSDGGYYLIEIESEDDREAVIQVHGVSGEILSVTWDDQDDDDDDSDDD, via the coding sequence ATGACATTTTTCACTAAAAAATGGTTTATTCCACTCTTACTAACAATTATTATAGTTGGAGGAGGCGCTGTTTACATGTGGAAATTGACCAGTGAAGAAGAAATAGTAACCAAAGAAGAAATACAATCTCGTATTGAACAAATGTATGGAGATTCCATCTCTAATCTAATTCGAAAGAATGACCGTTATATAGCACAAATAAACCGTCGAGATGGCTTATATGAGATTGTTGCAGACACTTCAAAAGGCGATATTATTTCGATTACACTACTCGAACAAGCTACTAAACAGCAGCTTCCTATTAAGACTAAAGAGGACATTCAATCGATTGTTTCCCGCGAATATGAAGGGACGATCGAACGCATGGTGTTGAGCAGTGAAATGGAGCAACCATTCTATGCTGTGGACATTGCAAAAGATGAAACACTGATTACCTTAACGATCGATGCAGTAACAGGAAGCATTTTAGATAGCAAGAAAAAGCAAACGACTGCAGAGCAAGCTCTGATTAGCAAAGATCAAGCAATAATTAAAGCAAACACACAGTTGACTGGAGAAGTTCAATATATTACGTATGAAGAAACTTCAGACGGTGGCTATTATCTAATTGAAATTGAATCGGAAGATGATCGCGAAGCCGTCATTCAAGTGCATGGAGTGTCAGGTGAAATTCTATCTGTTACTTGGGATGATCAAGACGATGACGATGACGATTCAGATGATGATTAA
- a CDS encoding sensor histidine kinase — MKLKTKIHLYSTLLMLLILVITNVGIYYIYSQNTYETELQQLRTESESLVHAISQMTESTNPATVLRAYSPANGGVRIVNTLGEIEVAVNTTDQVVAVKVESVTEEIHEVKTINGTKMLTLSVPIIDGSGAITQLQIIQVLTDVERNLTELKLILISITLVGTIPILISSIVLGKIVTQPIQKLIGTMKRIQNSGNYERIKTKDDRKDELAHLEYTFNDTMKLLERNYKKQEQFVSDASHELKTPLTVIESYASLVNRRGISDPKIIQEATQAILEESVRMRDMIEQMLQLARYDEEMVISRQTIELLPVINQTLRSMKQAYHRKFNLIIDPDFETITYKTDEQKLKQLLFIFLDNARKYSEDEIDMHMTETTNLIKIAITDRGIGIPKDAIPHVFDRFYRVDEARNRKTGGTGLGLSLAKEIAKGLQIKLVIESDIDAGTTVTLELPKI; from the coding sequence ATGAAATTAAAAACTAAAATTCATCTATACTCAACGCTATTAATGTTATTAATCTTAGTTATTACGAACGTTGGAATTTATTATATTTATAGCCAAAATACGTATGAAACAGAGCTGCAACAATTACGAACTGAATCTGAAAGTTTAGTTCATGCTATAAGTCAAATGACTGAATCTACAAATCCTGCTACGGTTTTACGTGCTTATTCTCCAGCTAATGGTGGCGTGAGAATTGTTAATACCTTAGGTGAAATAGAGGTAGCAGTAAATACTACAGATCAGGTGGTTGCAGTGAAGGTTGAATCAGTTACAGAGGAAATACACGAAGTTAAAACGATTAACGGAACAAAAATGTTGACCTTATCTGTACCAATCATTGATGGTTCAGGTGCGATTACACAATTGCAAATTATTCAAGTGTTAACAGATGTCGAAAGAAATTTGACTGAATTAAAACTAATATTAATTAGCATCACGCTAGTAGGAACTATTCCAATTCTAATTTCAAGTATTGTGCTCGGAAAAATTGTCACTCAACCCATACAAAAATTAATTGGAACAATGAAACGCATTCAAAATAGTGGGAACTATGAGCGAATAAAAACGAAGGATGATCGTAAAGATGAGCTTGCACATCTCGAATATACATTTAACGATACAATGAAATTGCTCGAACGAAATTATAAAAAACAAGAACAGTTCGTGTCAGACGCTTCGCATGAACTAAAGACTCCATTAACAGTGATTGAAAGTTACGCAAGTCTTGTTAATCGTCGAGGGATTAGCGACCCAAAAATAATACAAGAAGCAACGCAAGCCATCTTAGAAGAATCAGTTCGTATGCGTGACATGATTGAACAAATGTTACAACTAGCTCGATATGACGAAGAAATGGTAATCAGTCGACAAACAATTGAACTACTACCAGTCATTAATCAGACGCTTCGTTCGATGAAGCAAGCTTATCATCGCAAGTTCAATTTAATTATAGACCCGGATTTTGAGACAATTACCTACAAAACTGATGAGCAAAAGTTAAAACAATTGTTATTTATTTTCTTAGATAATGCTCGAAAGTATAGCGAAGACGAAATTGATATGCATATGACAGAGACTACCAACTTGATTAAAATTGCGATCACCGATAGAGGTATAGGCATTCCTAAAGATGCTATTCCTCATGTATTTGATCGTTTTTACAGAGTTGATGAGGCACGAAATCGTAAAACGGGTGGCACAGGTTTAGGATTGTCACTGGCTAAAGAAATAGCAAAAGGTCTTCAGATTAAGCTGGTAATTGAAAGTGATATAGATGCAGGAACTACTGTAACGCTTGAATTACCTAAAATATAA
- a CDS encoding response regulator transcription factor, protein MSERILIIEDEKNIARVLQLELEFEGYTTGIAYSGTDGLIIYREQSWDLVLLDLMLPGLSGLDVLRRIRADEAQVPVILLTAKDSVEDKVSGLDLGANDYVTKPFQMEELLARIRANLRLKKRELAIKEVPDLFNHHFKDLTLHEQTREVNRDERKIELTPREFDLLLHLMKHPNQVLSREQLLDSVWGYNYYGETNVVDVYIRYLRKKIDFNETHKYIQTVRGVGYVLKEQRDEIKN, encoded by the coding sequence ATGAGTGAACGAATCTTAATTATTGAAGATGAAAAGAATATCGCCCGTGTTCTTCAATTAGAGTTAGAGTTTGAAGGATATACAACAGGCATTGCATACTCGGGTACGGATGGGTTAATCATATATCGTGAGCAATCGTGGGATCTTGTGTTACTTGACTTGATGCTACCAGGGTTGTCGGGTCTAGATGTGTTACGTCGAATACGAGCCGATGAAGCACAAGTTCCAGTCATCTTATTGACCGCTAAAGATAGTGTCGAGGATAAAGTGTCTGGCCTTGATCTAGGGGCTAATGATTATGTGACGAAACCTTTTCAAATGGAGGAATTACTTGCGCGAATTCGAGCTAACCTAAGACTAAAAAAACGCGAATTGGCTATTAAAGAAGTACCTGATCTGTTCAATCACCATTTCAAAGACTTAACTCTCCATGAACAAACACGTGAAGTAAATAGAGATGAACGTAAAATTGAATTAACGCCAAGAGAGTTCGACTTATTGCTTCATTTAATGAAACATCCTAATCAAGTGTTGTCGCGTGAACAACTTCTGGACTCGGTATGGGGCTACAATTATTACGGGGAGACGAATGTAGTTGATGTCTATATTCGATATTTACGCAAGAAAATTGATTTCAATGAAACACACAAATATATTCAAACTGTACGAGGCGTAGGCTATGTGTTAAAGGAGCAGAGAGATGAAATTAAAAACTAA
- a CDS encoding aldehyde dehydrogenase gives MNFTAQDVERMIQVQHDYYYTGATKSAEFRKLQLSKLKQAIQLHEQEIIQALYKDLRKSEFEAYATEVGFVLDSIGFMTKHLDDWMKPESVKTALHLQPAKSFIVREPYGSALIIGPFNYPFQLVMEPLIGAIIGGNCAIVKPSESAIYTAAVIRKVIESAFTPNYILVVEGEREETSALIHAPFDTIFFTGSVAVGKVVMKAAAERLTPVTLELGGKSPAIIDHTANLEVAAKRIAWGKFVNAGQTCVAPDYLLVHHKVKDQFIKLLTQTIKDFYGKDAQISPDYGRIINVKQFNRLKQLINQEGLHIVAGGNMDEEDLYIEPTLLDRVSWNNPSMEDEIFGPILPILTYERLETAIRQIRKLPKPLSAYLFSENDKAIQFFLEELPFGGGCINDTVSHVGSSHMPFGGVGSSGMNGYHGKYSFEAFTHAKSILKKSTKIPLNLVFPPYKNKVKLVKSLLR, from the coding sequence ATTAATTTCACGGCTCAAGACGTAGAACGCATGATTCAAGTGCAGCACGATTATTATTACACGGGTGCCACGAAATCAGCAGAATTCCGAAAACTACAATTAAGTAAGTTAAAACAGGCCATACAACTACATGAACAAGAAATCATTCAAGCACTATATAAAGATTTACGCAAAAGTGAATTTGAAGCATACGCTACAGAAGTAGGGTTTGTACTTGATAGTATAGGCTTTATGACTAAGCATTTGGACGATTGGATGAAGCCAGAATCAGTTAAAACAGCACTTCATTTACAGCCTGCAAAAAGTTTTATTGTACGAGAACCATATGGCTCTGCATTGATAATTGGTCCATTTAACTATCCATTCCAACTTGTTATGGAACCGTTAATTGGAGCAATTATCGGTGGGAATTGTGCCATTGTGAAGCCTTCAGAATCAGCTATTTATACGGCAGCTGTCATTCGAAAAGTGATAGAGTCAGCGTTTACACCTAACTATATTCTTGTTGTAGAGGGTGAACGTGAAGAAACATCAGCACTTATTCATGCGCCATTTGATACCATTTTCTTTACCGGCAGTGTTGCCGTTGGAAAAGTAGTGATGAAAGCAGCAGCTGAGAGATTAACGCCAGTAACTTTAGAACTTGGTGGTAAAAGTCCGGCAATTATTGATCACACAGCGAATTTAGAAGTCGCAGCAAAACGTATTGCATGGGGCAAGTTTGTCAATGCAGGTCAAACTTGTGTGGCTCCCGATTATTTACTTGTCCATCATAAAGTGAAGGATCAGTTCATTAAATTATTAACACAAACGATAAAAGATTTTTACGGGAAAGATGCACAAATTAGTCCTGATTATGGACGTATCATTAACGTCAAACAATTTAATCGCTTAAAGCAACTAATTAACCAAGAAGGTCTACACATTGTTGCAGGCGGTAATATGGATGAAGAGGATCTGTATATTGAGCCAACCTTACTTGATAGGGTTTCTTGGAATAACCCTTCGATGGAAGATGAAATATTTGGCCCTATTTTACCGATTTTAACGTATGAGCGTTTGGAAACAGCGATTCGACAAATACGAAAACTACCTAAACCGTTATCTGCATATTTATTTAGTGAAAACGACAAAGCCATTCAATTCTTTTTAGAAGAACTGCCTTTTGGTGGAGGGTGCATAAATGATACAGTTTCGCATGTAGGAAGTTCTCATATGCCGTTTGGCGGAGTAGGTTCTTCAGGTATGAATGGTTATCATGGAAAATATAGTTTCGAAGCATTTACACATGCTAAATCGATATTAAAGAAAAGCACTAAAATACCGTTAAATCTTGTATTTCCACCATACAAAAATAAAGTGAAACTTGTGAAGTCGTTACTCCGATAA
- a CDS encoding Gfo/Idh/MocA family protein, translating into MDQTTFAIIGTGIIGERIIQQLLANSNCKIVSVFDENVQRLKEMKDKYQLPSACSLDELYETKPDWVYIGTPPNSHASLAVQAANQGCFVLSEKPLAHDVESGKLMVESAKNTNVLTAMHFPLMYSPAIQTLMNEVVNCSLGEIIRVELHTYFPHWPRKWQQNPWIGSRAQGGFIREVFPHYFQIMYRLLGKFSFSAHQTIYPADPQLCEIGSTAIGQTDSGIPIVVNGLSGMGQQETLLFKVIGTEKVMTIKNWSELWVSEIDQPETRVELNEQPKTLWDACHDAKNGREESLVSFEEGLIVQRWIDELLI; encoded by the coding sequence ATGGATCAAACCACATTTGCAATAATAGGTACTGGAATTATAGGAGAACGTATTATTCAACAACTTTTAGCAAATTCTAATTGTAAAATTGTCAGTGTGTTCGATGAAAATGTCCAACGATTAAAAGAGATGAAGGATAAGTACCAATTACCAAGTGCATGTTCTTTAGATGAATTATATGAGACTAAACCTGACTGGGTATATATTGGTACACCTCCTAATAGTCATGCCTCACTTGCTGTGCAAGCCGCTAATCAAGGTTGTTTTGTGTTATCTGAAAAGCCACTTGCACACGATGTTGAAAGTGGGAAGTTAATGGTAGAGAGTGCAAAAAATACGAATGTGTTAACGGCGATGCATTTCCCTCTTATGTACAGCCCAGCTATTCAAACATTAATGAATGAAGTAGTTAACTGCTCCCTTGGAGAAATAATTCGTGTTGAACTACATACATACTTCCCACATTGGCCAAGAAAATGGCAACAAAACCCTTGGATTGGTTCACGTGCTCAAGGTGGCTTTATAAGAGAAGTATTTCCACATTACTTTCAAATCATGTATCGACTTCTCGGGAAATTTTCTTTTTCAGCTCATCAAACCATCTATCCTGCAGATCCACAATTATGTGAAATCGGATCAACGGCAATCGGTCAAACTGATTCAGGTATCCCAATAGTTGTTAATGGTTTATCTGGAATGGGACAACAAGAAACACTGCTATTTAAGGTCATTGGTACTGAAAAAGTAATGACAATAAAAAATTGGTCAGAGCTATGGGTAAGTGAGATTGATCAACCTGAAACAAGAGTTGAGTTAAATGAACAACCAAAAACGTTATGGGATGCGTGTCATGATGCAAAAAATGGTCGTGAAGAATCACTTGTGTCATTTGAAGAAGGACTAATTGTGCAACGATGGATTGATGAATTATTAATTTAA